One segment of Egicoccus sp. AB-alg2 DNA contains the following:
- a CDS encoding M1 family metallopeptidase, with protein MAAPERPGQPRFVEGAPGVGDEYFPLAGNGGYDVQHYHLELSYEPLDPEGPVEEATGRLDGVATIEFTATADLSRFNLDLRGLEVESVTVDGKRARYEHEGQELMISPRPKLRVGEDYTVVVTYGGTTGRPTDVTGELYGWVSTPDGAMVVNEPDGAPTWYPVNDHPTDKATYSFEITVPEGSVAVANGLLVDQRTASGWSTFVWDAPDSMASYLSTATIGNFVLSQRTTADGLPIIDAIDRDLPPDAAAGLARTDEMIAFFTDLYGPYPFVAYGAIIDDDSVGYALETQTRPIYSGPPPETTVAHELAHQWLGNLVSPARWQDIWLNEGWATYSEWLWLDHTDQQDIQSSFDEAYAVPAESPFWNVVIGDPGPEDLFAGAVYDRGAMTLHLLREQLGYDAFFAFVRDWIETYADSAATTDDFIALAQKYTDDDLTAFFDTWLYSPGKPSLP; from the coding sequence GTGGCCGCGCCCGAGCGACCGGGGCAACCCCGCTTCGTCGAGGGAGCCCCGGGCGTCGGCGACGAATACTTCCCGCTCGCCGGCAACGGCGGCTACGACGTCCAGCACTACCACCTGGAGCTGAGCTACGAACCCCTGGACCCCGAGGGTCCCGTGGAGGAGGCGACCGGGCGCCTGGACGGCGTCGCCACGATCGAGTTCACCGCCACCGCCGACCTGTCGCGCTTCAACCTCGACCTGCGTGGCCTGGAAGTGGAGTCCGTGACGGTCGACGGCAAGCGGGCACGCTACGAGCACGAAGGCCAGGAGCTCATGATCTCGCCGCGCCCGAAGCTGCGCGTCGGCGAGGACTACACCGTCGTCGTGACCTACGGCGGCACGACGGGCCGGCCGACGGACGTCACCGGCGAGCTCTACGGCTGGGTGTCGACGCCCGACGGCGCCATGGTCGTCAACGAACCGGACGGAGCGCCGACTTGGTACCCGGTCAACGACCACCCGACGGACAAGGCCACGTACTCCTTCGAGATCACGGTGCCCGAGGGCAGCGTCGCCGTCGCAAACGGCCTGCTGGTCGACCAGCGGACCGCGTCGGGCTGGTCGACGTTCGTGTGGGACGCGCCCGATTCGATGGCCAGCTACCTCAGCACCGCCACCATCGGGAACTTCGTCCTCTCCCAGCGCACCACCGCCGACGGCCTGCCGATCATCGACGCGATCGACCGGGACCTGCCGCCCGATGCCGCCGCTGGTCTCGCCCGGACCGACGAGATGATCGCCTTCTTCACCGACCTCTACGGGCCGTACCCCTTCGTGGCGTACGGGGCGATCATCGACGACGACTCCGTCGGCTACGCGCTGGAGACCCAGACGCGGCCGATCTACTCGGGTCCGCCACCGGAGACGACCGTCGCCCACGAGCTGGCGCACCAGTGGCTCGGCAACCTCGTCAGTCCGGCCCGCTGGCAGGACATCTGGCTGAACGAGGGGTGGGCGACCTACAGCGAGTGGCTGTGGCTCGACCACACCGATCAGCAGGACATCCAATCGTCGTTCGACGAGGCCTACGCGGTCCCGGCCGAGAGCCCCTTCTGGAACGTCGTCATCGGCGACCCCGGACCGGAGGACCTGTTCGCCGGCGCCGTCTACGACCGGGGTGCGATGACGCTGCACCTGCTACGGGAGCAGCTCGGCTACGACGCCTTCTTCGCGTTCGTCCGGGACTGGATCGAGACGTACGCCGACTCGGCGGCCACGACCGACGACTTCATCGCGCTCGCGCAGAAGTACACCGACGACGACCTCACCGCGTTCTTCGACACCTGGCTGTACTCGCCGGGCAAGCCGTCGCTGCCCTGA
- a CDS encoding carboxymuconolactone decarboxylase family protein: protein MDEAPDVEYLPDVYVGIRERYPDVAAALDALGRAGEAAGPLDEREQRLATLGIAIGALAKGAVRSNVRKALGVGCSPDAIRHAAVLAITTAGFPSAVAAMGWIDEVLAEEG, encoded by the coding sequence GTGGACGAGGCCCCTGACGTCGAGTACCTGCCGGACGTCTACGTCGGCATCCGTGAGCGGTATCCGGACGTTGCCGCCGCGCTGGACGCGCTGGGCCGGGCCGGCGAGGCCGCCGGACCGTTGGACGAGCGCGAGCAGCGCCTGGCGACGCTCGGCATCGCCATCGGCGCGCTCGCCAAGGGAGCGGTGCGCTCGAACGTCCGCAAGGCCCTGGGCGTGGGCTGTTCCCCCGACGCCATCCGACACGCCGCCGTGCTGGCGATCACGACCGCCGGCTTCCCCTCGGCGGTGGCCGCCATGGGCTGGATCGACGAGGTGCTCGCGGAAGAGGGCTGA
- the galT gene encoding galactose-1-phosphate uridylyltransferase has product MSAQPHPVEDSPALPRHTLRHPGGRRLYVYGELRGSLDDRPAAAAEPPQLHMRLDALTGTWIAVSPARNTRPQTKPVAGSADAPDGTPSCPLCPGGPELPFSYEAAVFENRFPSLMAQPPTPAAGEDPVTAPTAPSQGRCEVVLYTEQHEGSLATLEPSQVAEVIAVWTDRSRDLWSQDDVAFVLIFENRGEGVGATLSHPHGQIYAFDHLPPQIALRNDRHHAHRAEHGDCLGCRIVATDDAAHDRHVMENDSFAVTVPFAPRWPYEVHVRARRHGARRLGDLTAVERLDLAAALRELVLRYDRLFDHDLPYMMVAHEAPHDQPDWHLSFEFLPPHRGPDKLKIRASVETATGLFINDTLPETTAAALRATDPPATDWTGLAVPEVRPLEEAR; this is encoded by the coding sequence ATGTCCGCACAGCCGCACCCCGTCGAAGACTCGCCCGCCCTGCCCCGCCACACGCTGCGCCATCCCGGCGGCCGCCGCCTCTACGTCTACGGCGAACTGCGCGGCTCCCTCGACGACCGACCGGCTGCCGCCGCGGAGCCGCCGCAACTCCACATGCGCCTGGACGCCCTCACGGGGACGTGGATCGCGGTCTCCCCGGCCCGCAACACCCGCCCGCAGACCAAGCCGGTGGCCGGCTCGGCCGACGCGCCCGACGGCACGCCGTCGTGTCCGCTGTGCCCGGGCGGCCCGGAGCTGCCCTTCTCCTACGAGGCCGCCGTCTTCGAGAACCGCTTCCCGTCGCTGATGGCGCAGCCGCCGACACCGGCCGCCGGCGAGGACCCCGTCACCGCGCCGACGGCACCGTCGCAGGGCCGCTGCGAGGTGGTGCTCTACACCGAGCAGCACGAGGGATCGCTGGCCACGCTGGAGCCCTCGCAGGTCGCCGAGGTGATCGCCGTCTGGACCGACCGCAGCCGCGACCTCTGGAGCCAGGACGACGTCGCGTTCGTCCTGATCTTCGAGAACCGCGGCGAGGGGGTCGGCGCCACGCTGTCGCACCCGCACGGGCAGATCTACGCGTTCGACCACCTGCCGCCGCAGATCGCCCTGCGCAACGACCGCCACCACGCCCATCGTGCCGAGCACGGCGACTGCCTCGGTTGCCGGATCGTCGCCACCGACGACGCCGCGCACGATCGCCACGTCATGGAGAACGACAGCTTCGCGGTGACGGTCCCGTTCGCCCCACGCTGGCCGTACGAGGTCCACGTTCGCGCCCGGCGCCATGGCGCCCGCCGCCTCGGTGACCTCACCGCCGTGGAGCGGCTCGACCTGGCGGCGGCGCTGCGCGAGCTGGTGCTGCGCTACGACCGGCTCTTCGACCACGACCTGCCCTACATGATGGTCGCCCACGAGGCGCCGCACGACCAGCCGGACTGGCACCTGTCGTTCGAGTTCCTGCCCCCGCATCGGGGCCCCGACAAGCTGAAGATCCGCGCCTCCGTGGAGACCGCCACCGGCCTGTTCATCAACGACACGCTGCCGGAGACCACCGCCGCCGCGCTGCGGGCCACCGACCCGCCCGCCACCGACTGGACGGGCCTGGCCGTGCCCGAGGTACGTCCGCTGGAGGAGGCCCGATGA
- a CDS encoding LLM class flavin-dependent oxidoreductase: MQFGVFSVGDVTPDPTTGRTPTEAERIKAMVTIAQKTEEVGLDVFATGEHHNPPFVPSSPTTMLGWIAARTSRLILSTATTLITTNDPVKIAEDYAMLQHLADGRVDLMMGRGNTGPVYPWFGQDIRQGIPLAVENYALLHRLWREDVVNWEGRFRTPLQGFTSTPRPLDGTPPFVWHGSIRSPEIAEQAAYYGDGFFHNNIFWPMEHTRRLVGLYRRRFEHYGHGGADQAIVGLGGQVFMRPNSQDAVREFRPYFDVAPVYGHGPSLEEFTAETPLTVGSPQQVIERYAGMRDAVGDYQRQLFLIDHAGLPLKTVLEQLEILGGEVVPALRRELAVGRPAHVPDAPTHASLTAARDAAAGDVLAPAHDEVEGGVR, from the coding sequence ATGCAGTTCGGGGTCTTCAGCGTCGGGGACGTCACCCCCGACCCCACCACCGGCCGCACGCCCACGGAGGCGGAGCGGATCAAGGCGATGGTCACCATCGCGCAGAAGACCGAGGAGGTGGGCCTCGACGTCTTCGCCACCGGCGAGCACCACAACCCACCGTTCGTGCCGTCCTCACCGACGACGATGCTCGGCTGGATCGCGGCGCGTACCTCGCGACTGATCCTGTCCACGGCGACGACCCTCATCACGACCAACGACCCGGTCAAGATCGCCGAGGACTACGCGATGCTGCAGCACCTCGCCGACGGGCGGGTCGACCTGATGATGGGACGTGGCAACACCGGGCCCGTCTACCCCTGGTTCGGACAGGACATCCGGCAGGGCATTCCGCTGGCGGTGGAGAACTACGCGCTGCTGCACCGGCTGTGGCGCGAGGACGTCGTGAACTGGGAAGGCCGGTTCCGCACCCCGCTCCAGGGCTTCACCTCGACGCCCCGCCCGCTGGACGGCACCCCTCCGTTCGTGTGGCACGGCTCGATCCGCAGCCCGGAGATCGCCGAGCAGGCCGCGTACTACGGCGACGGCTTCTTCCACAACAACATCTTCTGGCCGATGGAGCACACCCGGCGGCTGGTCGGGCTCTACCGCCGCCGCTTCGAGCACTACGGCCACGGCGGCGCCGACCAGGCGATCGTGGGCCTCGGCGGCCAGGTCTTCATGCGGCCGAACTCGCAGGACGCCGTGCGCGAGTTCCGGCCGTACTTCGACGTCGCACCCGTCTACGGCCACGGACCGTCCCTGGAGGAGTTCACGGCCGAGACCCCGCTGACGGTCGGCAGCCCCCAGCAGGTCATCGAGCGCTACGCCGGCATGCGCGACGCCGTCGGTGACTACCAGCGGCAACTGTTCCTGATCGACCACGCCGGGCTGCCGTTGAAGACCGTGCTCGAGCAGCTCGAGATCCTCGGTGGCGAGGTCGTGCCGGCGCTGCGCCGCGAGCTCGCCGTCGGGCGACCGGCCCACGTGCCCGACGCGCCCACCCACGCCAGCCTGACGGCGGCGCGCGACGCCGCGGCGGGCGACGTGCTCGCGCCGGCCCACGACGAGGTCGAAGGAGGTGTGCGATGA
- a CDS encoding NADPH:quinone oxidoreductase family protein: protein MRAVQVTSLDGPDAVEVNDIDEPGAADRRVVVDVHAAGVTFPDVLVTRGQYQVKPPLPFVPGSEVAGVVREAPEGAAVRPGDRVAAFPGFGGFAETVAVDPRLVFPLPDELPFAAGAGLPMNYLTVHFALVRRGALQPGETVLVHGAAGGVGTAAIQLAKALGARVVAVVSSDAKTAVAREAGADQTVPADGFKEAVADLTDGRGVDVVVDPVGGDRFTDSLRSLATEGRVLVIGFTGGEIPTVKVNRLLLNNIAVVGVGWGAYWLREPDYPQQQWAELSPHVESGALRPVLGSSYPLEHVVEALRELDERRAQGKLVLEVR from the coding sequence ATGCGCGCGGTGCAGGTCACCAGCTTGGACGGCCCCGACGCGGTCGAGGTGAACGACATCGATGAACCGGGTGCCGCCGACCGCCGGGTCGTCGTCGACGTGCATGCGGCCGGCGTGACGTTCCCCGACGTCCTCGTGACCCGCGGGCAGTACCAGGTCAAGCCGCCGCTGCCGTTCGTGCCCGGTTCCGAGGTCGCCGGCGTCGTCCGCGAGGCGCCGGAGGGCGCGGCCGTGCGGCCCGGCGACCGGGTGGCCGCCTTCCCGGGCTTCGGCGGCTTCGCGGAGACGGTCGCGGTCGACCCGCGTCTGGTCTTCCCGCTGCCCGACGAGCTTCCGTTCGCGGCCGGCGCCGGCCTGCCGATGAACTACCTCACGGTGCACTTCGCGCTCGTGCGCCGCGGTGCGCTGCAGCCGGGCGAAACCGTGCTGGTCCACGGCGCGGCCGGCGGCGTCGGCACCGCCGCGATCCAGCTCGCCAAGGCGCTCGGGGCGCGCGTCGTCGCGGTCGTGTCCAGCGACGCCAAGACCGCCGTCGCCCGCGAGGCCGGCGCCGACCAGACCGTGCCGGCCGACGGGTTCAAGGAGGCGGTCGCCGACCTCACCGACGGTCGCGGGGTCGACGTCGTGGTCGACCCCGTCGGCGGCGACCGGTTCACCGACTCGCTGCGCAGCCTGGCGACGGAAGGCCGTGTGCTCGTGATCGGCTTCACCGGCGGCGAGATCCCCACCGTGAAGGTCAACCGCCTGCTGCTCAACAACATCGCCGTCGTCGGCGTCGGCTGGGGCGCCTACTGGCTGCGCGAGCCCGACTACCCGCAGCAGCAGTGGGCGGAGCTGAGCCCCCACGTCGAATCGGGGGCGTTGCGCCCGGTGCTCGGCAGCAGCTACCCGCTCGAGCACGTGGTCGAGGCACTCCGCGAGCTCGACGAACGCCGCGCCCAAGGCAAGCTGGTCCTCGAGGTCCGTTGA
- a CDS encoding FMN reductase, translating to MTTRTLAVVTAGLSQPSSTRLLADRLAAATVAAVRRGGDDVVVEIVEVRELAHDLTNHLLTGFASGPLQAAKDTVAGADGVIAVTPIFSASYSGLFKSFFDVLEPDALTGTPVLIAATAGTARHSLALEHALRPLFAYLKALVVPTAVFAASEDWGAGGEVDGGLTARIERAADQLAQLLAGAPVHESAARRADPFDEVVPFEQLLRGS from the coding sequence ATGACGACCCGGACGCTGGCCGTCGTCACGGCGGGTCTCAGCCAGCCGTCGTCGACGCGCCTGCTCGCCGACCGTCTTGCCGCAGCGACCGTCGCAGCGGTGCGGCGCGGCGGCGACGACGTCGTCGTGGAGATCGTCGAGGTCCGTGAGCTCGCCCACGACCTGACCAACCACCTGCTGACCGGGTTCGCCAGCGGTCCGCTGCAGGCCGCCAAGGACACCGTCGCCGGTGCCGACGGCGTGATCGCGGTCACGCCGATCTTCAGCGCCTCGTACAGCGGGCTGTTCAAGTCGTTCTTCGACGTGCTGGAGCCCGACGCCCTGACCGGCACGCCGGTGCTGATCGCGGCCACCGCCGGCACCGCCCGGCACTCCTTGGCGCTGGAACACGCCCTGCGGCCGCTGTTCGCGTACCTCAAGGCGCTGGTCGTGCCCACCGCGGTCTTCGCGGCCTCGGAGGACTGGGGCGCCGGCGGCGAGGTCGATGGCGGGCTGACCGCCCGGATCGAGCGCGCGGCCGATCAGTTGGCGCAGCTGCTGGCCGGCGCGCCGGTGCACGAGTCGGCGGCTCGGCGCGCCGACCCCTTCGACGAGGTGGTCCCGTTCGAGCAACTGCTGCGCGGTTCGTGA
- a CDS encoding hemerythrin domain-containing protein: MAETMNALDLLARDHREVEDLFTQYEATTDTERKTEIAHQVVHDLAVHGEIEELRFYPRLREVLDNGDALADEAIEEHLAIKNTLNDLDSMTAEDDGFDDRMRELMAEVRHHVQEEEGELFTGLRQALDEEELQTLGEKLERARSMVPTRPHPGAPTSPGAKAAASPPVALIDRIRDAIRNAGD; the protein is encoded by the coding sequence ATGGCGGAGACCATGAACGCGCTCGACCTGCTGGCCAGGGACCACCGCGAGGTGGAGGACCTGTTCACGCAGTACGAGGCGACGACCGACACCGAGCGCAAGACGGAGATCGCGCACCAGGTCGTGCACGACCTGGCCGTCCATGGCGAGATCGAGGAGCTGCGGTTCTACCCGCGCCTGCGGGAGGTGCTCGACAACGGCGACGCCCTCGCCGACGAAGCCATCGAGGAGCACCTCGCCATCAAGAACACGCTCAACGATCTCGATTCGATGACGGCGGAGGACGACGGGTTCGACGACCGCATGCGCGAGCTGATGGCCGAGGTGCGCCACCACGTCCAGGAGGAGGAGGGCGAGCTGTTCACCGGACTCCGACAGGCCCTCGACGAGGAGGAACTGCAGACGCTCGGGGAGAAGCTGGAACGGGCGCGGTCGATGGTGCCCACCCGTCCGCACCCCGGCGCCCCGACCTCGCCGGGCGCCAAGGCCGCGGCCAGCCCACCGGTGGCGCTCATCGACCGCATCCGCGACGCCATCCGCAACGCCGGCGACTGA
- a CDS encoding dodecin family protein, whose protein sequence is MSVARVTEISAKSDTSFEDAINQGIERATRTLRNVRSAWIKEQRVTIDDGSVSSYQVNMMITFELED, encoded by the coding sequence ATGTCCGTCGCACGCGTCACCGAGATCAGCGCGAAGTCCGACACCAGCTTCGAGGACGCCATCAACCAGGGCATCGAGCGGGCGACCCGCACCCTGCGCAACGTCCGCTCCGCCTGGATCAAGGAACAGCGGGTCACGATCGACGACGGATCCGTCTCGAGCTACCAGGTCAACATGATGATCACGTTCGAGCTGGAGGACTGA
- a CDS encoding NAD(P)-binding domain-containing protein, with amino-acid sequence MRDVEVVVVGAGQAGLSAAYFLAARGFAREGDFVVLDAADRAGGAWQHRWPTLTMQAVHGLHPLPGLPPAAEAPQDAPASEVVADYFARYERHFDLPVHRPEPVRAVREAGDGRLLVATDDGELRTRALINATGTWTRPFWPVYPGAERFRGRQLHTADYHGPDEFVGHHVVVVGGGHSAIQHLAEISAVTSTTWVTRRPPRWRDAPFDQDAGRAAVARVEEAVAAGRRPSSVVSVTGLVATPPVEEARARGALERLPMFDRITPEGVAWDDGRVVRADVLLWATGFRHALDHLAPLGLRDRAGGIRMAGTHVAGDPRIHLLGYGPSASTIGANRAARIAVRDLRHFLGRAAA; translated from the coding sequence GTGCGCGACGTCGAGGTGGTCGTCGTCGGTGCCGGGCAGGCGGGCCTGTCCGCGGCGTACTTCCTCGCGGCGCGCGGTTTCGCGAGGGAGGGCGACTTCGTCGTGCTGGACGCCGCCGATCGGGCCGGCGGCGCCTGGCAACACCGCTGGCCGACCCTGACGATGCAGGCCGTGCACGGGCTGCATCCGCTGCCGGGACTTCCGCCGGCAGCGGAGGCGCCGCAGGACGCCCCGGCCAGCGAGGTCGTCGCCGACTACTTCGCCCGCTACGAGCGCCACTTCGACCTGCCCGTCCACCGGCCCGAGCCGGTTCGGGCGGTACGTGAGGCCGGCGACGGCCGGCTGCTGGTCGCGACCGACGATGGCGAGCTGCGGACCCGCGCCCTGATCAACGCGACCGGCACCTGGACCCGTCCGTTCTGGCCCGTGTACCCGGGCGCGGAACGCTTCCGGGGACGGCAGCTGCACACCGCCGACTACCACGGGCCCGACGAGTTCGTCGGGCACCACGTGGTCGTGGTCGGGGGTGGGCACTCCGCGATCCAGCACCTGGCCGAGATCTCGGCGGTCACCTCGACGACCTGGGTGACCCGCCGGCCGCCGCGCTGGCGCGACGCGCCCTTCGACCAGGATGCGGGCCGCGCCGCCGTCGCCCGGGTCGAGGAAGCCGTCGCCGCGGGGCGCCGCCCGTCCAGCGTCGTCAGCGTGACCGGCCTGGTCGCGACGCCGCCGGTGGAAGAGGCCCGCGCCCGGGGCGCGCTCGAGCGGCTGCCGATGTTCGACCGCATCACGCCGGAGGGCGTCGCCTGGGACGACGGCCGCGTCGTGCGTGCCGACGTCCTCCTGTGGGCGACCGGGTTCCGCCACGCCCTCGACCATCTCGCCCCGCTGGGCCTGCGCGACCGCGCCGGCGGCATCCGCATGGCCGGAACGCACGTGGCCGGCGACCCGCGCATCCATCTGCTGGGCTACGGCCCGTCGGCCAGCACGATCGGCGCCAACCGGGCGGCCCGCATCGCGGTACGCGACCTGCGGCACTTCCTCGGCCGAGCCGCCGCCTGA
- a CDS encoding SGNH/GDSL hydrolase family protein: MFRGLLAAVAAGSLLLPGVAAAADQIGGVTPAVAIAGPPASVAVLGDSISAGTGADGRSLFDTISPLPGTERPNRSWATGDQYSDLQSVFQRTRALRPGQATTRANLAVNGARAQNIVGQVQGAPGDVGLILIQIGGNDLCRSTVEDMTSIAEYRAQIDATLAWVAQNRPDARVQINSVPDIYRLWEIRRTNAVAVTFWALGLIPCQSLLANPTSEAPADMARRDAVRARGLAYNEQLREACAQYLRCRYDDDATWLFSNDPAGFVNGDISSQDHFHPSYQGQQKLAAVSWQAGFDFTDAKAPTVSVATVPEANDAGWHAAPVDVEVSATDDAGVAGLEIRVHAPDGTVGPWAPVFDDRARVTVELDGTTHVEARAVDVNGNVSGSVVQTVHLDQVAPTVQVHAPTDDLEVVLGDEVFVEYGCDDDRSGVVACEGTRANLATLDTSRVGAHEFTVTATDAAGNVTTLTRRYRVVYAVAAAADRLEVDGPIRVNRNATLPVRVAIEDVAGAAVAGLSPALRLVAEDGTSRPAGALAFDAVEARYAAQVSLRGLGVAAGDHRLVADLDDGTERVIAHLEVR; this comes from the coding sequence ATGTTCCGTGGCCTGCTGGCGGCCGTCGCCGCCGGCAGCCTGCTGCTGCCGGGCGTCGCCGCGGCAGCCGACCAGATCGGCGGCGTCACACCCGCCGTCGCGATCGCCGGACCACCCGCGTCCGTCGCGGTCCTCGGTGACTCGATCTCGGCGGGCACCGGCGCCGACGGGCGCAGCCTGTTCGACACCATCTCGCCGTTGCCCGGCACGGAGCGGCCCAACCGCTCATGGGCGACCGGGGACCAGTACAGCGACCTGCAGAGCGTGTTCCAGCGCACCCGGGCCCTGCGGCCCGGCCAGGCGACGACACGCGCCAACCTCGCCGTCAACGGCGCCCGGGCGCAGAACATCGTCGGGCAGGTGCAGGGTGCGCCGGGCGACGTCGGCCTGATCCTCATCCAGATCGGTGGCAACGACCTGTGCCGCTCCACGGTCGAGGACATGACGTCGATCGCCGAGTACCGGGCCCAGATCGACGCGACGCTGGCCTGGGTGGCGCAGAACCGTCCCGACGCGCGGGTGCAGATCAACTCGGTGCCGGACATCTACCGTCTGTGGGAGATCCGGCGGACCAACGCCGTCGCGGTCACGTTCTGGGCACTCGGCCTGATCCCGTGCCAGTCGCTGCTGGCCAACCCCACGTCCGAGGCGCCCGCCGACATGGCCCGTCGCGACGCGGTCCGTGCCCGCGGGCTGGCCTACAACGAGCAGTTGCGCGAGGCGTGCGCCCAGTATCTGCGCTGCCGGTACGACGACGACGCGACGTGGCTGTTCAGCAACGACCCAGCCGGGTTCGTCAACGGCGACATCTCGAGCCAGGACCACTTCCACCCCTCCTACCAGGGGCAACAGAAGCTCGCGGCCGTGTCCTGGCAGGCCGGGTTCGACTTCACCGACGCGAAGGCGCCCACGGTGTCGGTCGCGACCGTGCCCGAAGCCAACGATGCCGGTTGGCACGCCGCGCCGGTCGACGTCGAGGTGAGCGCCACCGACGACGCCGGCGTGGCCGGGTTGGAGATCCGTGTCCACGCGCCGGACGGCACGGTCGGGCCCTGGGCTCCGGTGTTCGACGACCGCGCGCGTGTGACGGTCGAGCTCGACGGCACCACGCATGTCGAGGCACGTGCCGTCGACGTGAACGGCAATGTGTCGGGCAGCGTCGTGCAGACGGTGCACCTCGACCAGGTGGCGCCGACGGTGCAGGTCCACGCACCCACCGACGACCTGGAGGTCGTGCTCGGTGACGAGGTGTTCGTCGAGTACGGCTGCGACGACGACCGGTCGGGTGTGGTGGCGTGCGAGGGCACGCGAGCCAACCTCGCCACGCTCGACACCTCGCGTGTCGGGGCGCACGAATTCACGGTCACCGCGACGGACGCGGCGGGCAACGTGACCACGCTCACGCGTCGCTACCGGGTCGTGTACGCCGTGGCGGCCGCCGCCGACCGGCTCGAGGTGGACGGACCGATCCGCGTCAACCGCAACGCGACCCTGCCGGTGCGCGTCGCGATCGAGGACGTGGCCGGCGCCGCCGTCGCCGGGCTGTCGCCCGCGCTGCGCCTCGTGGCCGAGGACGGCACGAGCCGGCCGGCCGGGGCGCTGGCGTTCGATGCCGTCGAGGCGCGCTACGCGGCGCAGGTGAGCCTGCGCGGGCTCGGTGTCGCGGCCGGTGACCACCGGCTGGTGGCCGACCTCGACGACGGCACCGAGCGCGTCATCGCGCACCTCGAGGTGCGCTGA